TCGGAGATGGGCTCCTGattaacacactcacacaaacacacttacaCAGCGAAAAGGAGGGGGGAAGGGAGGCCTCATATAAGTAGATCCAGGCATGAGAATCAATGTTTGGATTCAACATTGacgcctgtttcagactgggagcctGTTTTGCTGCTAGCGTGTGCCGGGAGTATCAGCTCCAGCTCCTGCCggtgcagctttcacacagggcgcgTTTGCTGCGTGTCAGCCGCATTTTCCTGCTTTCAAAGACCTATCCTTCTTCAGgagttttacctgaataaacccCCCTACAAGCTtcttgattcagtgtatagagGAAGTATGTCGGGAAttgttcaaaacaaaagcattctgtacaagtgaatggagtttctctatagaaatgctaaaccatgcttttactttgaaaagcacaaaccagaaaagcattcagacggtgtttatctttcctgtgacatattctaccagtgtggagacagaaagcttcactaatagttgctctttagagaacaaattTATCAAAGGggtgcatttaagcttgtggccttcctcagggttatcaagaaacactctgtaaacatattctgtgtgcatatttgccacaacgatgtaaatatggctctccatttatcattttcctgtctaatatggtccacagctaacctgacacgccagatggatttgtttcacacatccatctgggaaagcttcaatgggctctatgcacgaCAGGGGCTGGCGTATTTCCAGTGGAAAATAAGACCGTTTCACAACTTTCACCCAACAATACGTGCTAAGCCAAAATggaatctaaaccctcctatactgccttaatttgtccgtttcgttgtttttttttgtttcgattgttgtttgtgtttactctatcatcattgcttggcatccaaacatccaAAACAGGTGAGACTTCGAATATGTCAACTCTCCGCGCCAAATCaagtccaatcaatttaatttaccgcAGATTGATTCTAATCAAggagtagaaacatctcagcaaagactggGAGAAACTGGAGGAACCTGAGATAAATTAAGGGTGTGAATACTTACGCCAATGAGATATTTCTATCTAAAgatctaaaattcagttttcaaatTGTCATTATGGAGTACTGAGcttagattaatgagaattaaaatatatatatatttttacattagCATCAGGCTTCCataaaacaaaattgaaaaagtgaaggaggtctgaatactttctgaatgaatTATCATCACACGTCTTTTCACACCCAGCTTACAACAGCATGCTCTAAATTCCTTTGCCAGTTCCCATCATTTAGATAGACATTGGTAGATGTGCTCTTTTGATTCCATACAAGGAAATTGTGGAAATCACATGCACTGAGAGCAATAACAGTTTTGAATTTGGCTCAGATTTCCCAACTTGTTTTAAGTAGTGACATTGTTCATCATCAATATTTTCTAGAGATTGTTGTCTCTCcaagatttatttccctttaacaGCAAAAACTTTGTCAGGTGCTTGAATTGAATTATTCCAAAAAATTCCATTTTTAATACGTTTCTAACCTTAACAAGTATTTTTGATCTGAACAGATATCACTCCTCGTGTGTTCCTTAAATCCAACTGGGATCAGATATTCAGGGGTGAGACGATCACTCTCAGGTGTGAAATTGAGGGAAGTAGAGAAACTGAATGGGAATATACATGGAGAACACCCCATGGGGACAATAGGACAGAACACGCTGAGCACAATATTAGCAGCACCACTGGAGAATACAGATGTATCGGCAGGAGGGTCCACCAACAAAATTCCTACACACAATGGAGTGAGCCCTTCAGACTGACAGTAACAGGTGAGTATAAGCATGTGGTTAATACTGAAAAAAGGCATGTTAGTAACAGTTTCACTCGCTGAATTATTAACCAGGAATTTATTACGTCAATAATAATGATGGCTTTTGAAGGACACTGTCAaatctttttccatttttgcatgGCAATacacaactagaaaagcactaaaagcacaacattcctggatccagacagtgatctggatcactcccaaagtctaatcagttcttccttatgccatttttgacatttcctgaacatttcaattttttgttaacaaacaaaccctcctgatcacataaccttgttggcggaggtaataactgAGGGGAACGTAAGCTTGTTGTATCTTTTAAAATGATATCTATATGATTGAACAGTagtctattttattttttaatgactcAGAACATGAAAATGAGGTCACAAATAATGACAGACTTAACAAAAAAGTCTGCTGAAAATTGTGAAATATCATTGATTTCATTTTGATTTGCAGTATTAAGGTGAAAAATACATGTTGTGAATTtcaattgttgaaaaattatAATCATTAAAGGTACCTCTCGATGCAATTAGTCACATTGCAAACTCATAAGCGCTCAATTCTCAAATCACTTCTTATTTTGGCTGCACTTTCTTGTTTAACCAAATCATTGGAAcagaagtttacattttaaagatctTTTCAATAAATCCAACTTCAGACAAACCACAGGCTCACCTTGAGAGTGAAGCATTTCCAGCAGAAGGCTCAGTGACTCTGACCTGCAAAGTGAAGCCTCCATCATCTGGCTGGAGTTTCCTCTGGtacagaggagagaaaaccTCTAAAATCCAGATCACACAAGATGATCGTTATTCCTCTAATGGACAAATCACAGTCAGACAAGGAGGACTGTACTGGTGCAGAGGAGTGAGAGGAAACCCACCTTACTACACTCTGTTCAGTGATTCAGTCggtaaagacaaaaatgttacaCCACATTCAGATTGCTAGTGAAAAATATCTCACAATTAAATAACAATGTGGCATCttatgttttaacctttttctgttttgaccTCTTCATGATTTCCAGTAACAAACAGGGCTGTTGTGTCTCTACAAACCCAGTGGACTGAGATATACAGAGGAGAGACAATCACTCTCAGGTGTGAGATTGAGGGAAGTAGAGACACTGAATGGAGATATGAATGGAGAACACCCCATGGGGATAAATACACAACACACAATGAGTACAGTATTAGCAGTACCACCACATCTGATGATGGAGAATACAGATGTATCGGCAGGAGGGTCCACCAACAAAATTCCTTCACACAATGGAGTGAGCCCCTCAGACTGACAGTAACAGGTGAGTATAAGCATGTGGTTAATACtgaaaaatgcatgtttgtAACAGTTTCACTCACTAAATgatgatgaacaaaaaaaaagatacatcaataataatgatgtcttttaaaggaaactctgaaaaaacttttttccaatttttaaatgacaatacACAATAACTGAGCGGCATGTAAgattgttttatcttttaaagttCTATCTATATGACTGAACAagagtcttttattttttaatgattcagTATATGAcaatgagttttttttccccacaggtCACACATAATGAGAGATTTAACACAGAAGTTTGCTGATAGCTGTTAAATATAGTTGgttccttttttatttgtagTATTAAGGTGAAAAATCTGCATGTTGTGAATTTggattgttgaaaaaaattataaattttaAAGGCTCCTCTCAATGCAGTTGATTAGTTTCTATAGTTCTTAAATTTAACATCATATTGCACTCTTAATACAATGAGTTTAAGCTCTAAATTCTCATATACTTCTTATTTTagctgcatatttttatttatccacATCACTGGAAcagaagtttacattttaaagatctTTTCAATAAATCCAACTTCAGACAAACCACTGGCTCAGCTTGAGAGTGAAGCATTTCCAGCAGAAGGCTCTGTGACTCTGACCTGCAAAGTGAAGCCTCCATCATCTGGCTGGAGTTTCCTCTGGtacagaggagagaaaaccTCTGAAATCCAGATCACACAAGATGATCGTTATCCCTCTAATGGACAAATCACAGTCAAACAAGGAGGACTGTACTGGTGCAGAGGAGTGAGAGGAAACCCACCTTACTACACTCTGTTCAGTGATTCAGTCggtaaagacaaaaatgttacaCCACATTCAGATTGCTAGTGAAAAATATCTCACTATTAAATAACAATGTGGCATCttatgttttaacctttttctgttttgaccTCTTCATCATTTCCAGTAACAAACAGGGCTGTTGTGTCTCTACAAACCCAGTGGACTGAGATATACAGAGGAGAGACGATCACACTGAGCTGTCAGATTGTTGATGGAGACGACAGAGAGTGGGAGTATAAGTGGGAAACAACCAGCAGTGTTACTATTCTTAAACACTCTGAACACTTCACTATCAGTGTTACTGCTAACAACGATGGAGACTACAAGTGTCGGGGAAAACCCAAAACTGATCCTCATTCCTCTACAGAGTGGAGCGCTCCAGTCACAGTGAGAGTGTCAGGTAAGGTGGACTGATTTATGTTTATCATGAATCATGTTTTAAGATTTTCACTCCACCTCATGATGATAAAAGGTTTGATAGTACATAAAGTAGTAAGTATTTATTTGTTGAATgattgaaataataataaaaccagGAATTACAGTGCAGATGAGAGATCAAGAGTTATTTACTGTACAACAAGTTTCATGGCCAACACCATAAATGATGTGAAGATTTACttttatcatgatttaaatCGATTCATTCCACAGAACAACCAAAAGCTGAACTGAGAGCTGATGTCAGAGATATTCCAGTAGGGGGCGATGTGACCCTGACCTGCTCTGTGAGCTCATCATCTGGTTGGAGATATTACTATTACTACAGACAGGATAAATCTTCAGGCTCTGTGCTGCTAAATGCAGATTTGTTTGGACAACTGCTTGTCTCAGAGGAGGGACTCTATCAATGCAGAGGACAGAGAGGAAATCCACCCTACTACACAAAGGACAGTGAGGAAATAATGATCAACAAATATAGTGAGTCTGgggtttttctgtttttttggggggggttttGATGTGGTTTTAAGGTTGTCCTCATACTGacagtgatttcttgattttaacAGATGCTATCGAGGCTGTTTTGACTCTTCACCCCAACTGGTCAGAGGTGTACAGAGGAGAGACGATCACTCTCAGATGTGAGATAAAGGATGGAGCAAACACTGAGTGGGAGTATGAGTGGGAAACAACAAGCTCATACAAACCCTCAAAGCAGAAAGAGTATAATATCACATCTGTTTATGGATCCCACACTGGAAACTACAGCTGTAGGGGcaggagaaaaagtgacagGTCTTCAACCAAATGGAGCCGTCCCATCTCATTGACAGTTTTATCCAGTAAgtcacatttcttttaaataaatattatgtGGTTTATTGCAGGACTCTGTGATTCATGTACATGATGATAAAGAGTGAAGTCCTTAGTAATGGATGCATGATAATCTCTTATTAAATGATTTGTTTTGATGAATCACTTTATCAACAGATTCACAGAGGCCTATCCTGACTGTGTCTCCATCATGGCTGAGTCCTGGAGACTCAGTGACTCTGAGCTGTGATGTTAAACATCCATCAGCAGGATGGAGATTCTTCTGGTATAACGCTATTCCCAAACTAGCAGGTGATTCCTACAACTATGAGctgctgtctgacagcaggAATGGGACTGAGAAGCATTCCTACATTGTTCATGGAGAGACGCACACATCAGGATATGCATGCAGAGCTGGACGAGGAGATCCAGTGAAGTTCACTCATTACAGTGAACCAAAGTTTGTCTGGTCTGGAGgtcagtttgtttctgtctttctcATAAGTTGCCTAAAAATCAATCAATGTGAAAAAAAGGAATTGATTGATGATCTCATGCTCTTTATTGTTAATAGCATGAAGCCAACAGTTCATCTGAAGGGctgattttaaagttttctttctcAAGGTCATGGACCTTTTTTGTGTATTCTTATAGCATCAAAATACCAAAAATTCCCCTGTCAGTTTGAAATGTCAGCTGTGCCTGCCTTAGAAATCAACAACTACTTCTTCAAAATAGAAATGCATTCAGCTGACAAGTCTGGAGTCTGGAGTGACTGGGATTGTGGGCTTGAACTGATCAAATGTTAACAATTAGCAGGAGTGGAAAATAACTaacacatttactcaaattCCTGTTACTGAGTAGTTTTTTGGGggctcttgtacttttttgagtcattttgaaatctgtacttctacttaagtaagttttcaCCAGAgtttctgtacttttacttgagtacaattctcttgaactttttccacctttgttgACTGCACAGTAGCAGTACTTGTACTTTTACCTTTCCTGAAGTAAATTTTTAGCCAGAGTAattgcacttttacttgagtattaTAACTGTGTACTCTTTCCGCCTCTGATCATTAGTTTAACCGACATGTCACTCAGGTACAGATGACGATGGGATCCAAATTTAACAGTTTAGCCAGCTATTCATGTGCATTCCTAGCCCAAACAATGTGTTATTGTTCCTGCTCAGAGACAAACGTGTCTGTCAAACCAGCTAAGTGCTGTTTTAGTTCAACCAGTGACTGTAAAGTGACTCTATCCATAGCAGTGTTTGTataattttagttgtttttttttgtttaattagtATATTTCAAAATTAGATGGAAAAAAACCAAATAGACATTCATCAGCAGTTGtaacaacaaaattaacacacaGTTAAAAGTCACTAATTTACGACCAATACATCTGGAACATTTCCTCTGTTTGCTGAGGAAAATATAGAAACAAATGCAGACTGTGTACTCTGACCACTGTTGATCAATCTGAGCTGATGTGTTGTTATTAATGATATCAATGTTTATGAAAGGTTGGTTCTCAGAATTAGCATTATCATAACCTCCTCAGGTGTCTCCTACAGCATTGTCCAATGAAGCAAACTGTAATGAGGCATTTCTAATATTTGAACTattgttctttctttcttgtaggTTTTCATTCAGCAGCATCTCTCACAGTGAGTCCTGACAGAGTTCAACACTTCATCTCAGACTCAGTCTCACTGATCTGTGTGGGGAACTCTTCTCAGTGGAGAGTGAAGATGTTTGATAAAGACAGCAGCCTGCAGGATTGCTACTGGTGGGATAAAATGACTGGATCTACATGCACAATTGATAGATACACAGAGAGAAATCATGTGTTCTGGTGTGAGTCTGGATCAGGAGAGTTCAGCAATGCTGTCAACATCACTAAACAGAGTATGATTTATTACATTTCCTTTTCAGTGTCTTGTTAGAATCTTGTGTTATCAATTAACCCTATTTATTAGATATTAACTGAATTTACTTTAGATATTAACCCTTCCTACATGTAAGAGGCTTTTGATGGCAACATTTCAACATAAGAGTGGAAACTATTAGGTGTGTCTGCTaattttcaacatcagacctGATCACCTAACAAAACTCtcttttattttgctgcttcCAGATTATGATATTATCTTGGTGACTCCTGTCCATCCAGTGACTGAGGGAGATTCTGTTAGTTTAAGCTGCAAAGTAAGATACACAGAAAAAGTGTCCAAGGTGTTCTTCTATCAAAATGACAAACTCATCCAGAATGACACCAGGAGAGagctgaatatttctgctgTGTCAAAATCAGACGAGGGTTTCTACAAGTGTCAAATATCAGGAGAAGAGTCATCACAGAGTTGGATGTCAGTTAAAGGTGAGCAGAATAACACAGACAGATTTTGGTTAAACAAACCATGACTCTGTCTGAATACAAAAAAGACTAACGTACTTTTCTGGCTCttgtaacattttatttttgattcacTAAAAAGTATagcaaagaaaacatttctgtgacaTTTTTGTTCGTCCCTTGGATCATGGCATTCCTGTGGGATGAGAGAGGGGTAATTATACACACATCACTCAGGTGCAAGGCTtttacaaaacagtaaaaaaccAAAAGGCTTCGCCTGCACAATTTATACATGCCACTAAAGTTTTAATAGACAACGTTGTGATCACTCTtgtattttcatcagttcatATCAGACCTGTGGGATTCCCATGAGAAGAGAATAAATTTCACCTCTAATCATGATTGGGACAAGATAGTAAAGAGGTCAGTGGGTGTGGGTGGTAGCAGAGCCGTTTCTTGCTATATGCAGACTATGCAAATGCATAGGGCCCCACAAACTAATAAGGGGCCCCAAAGCTGAAGGTTCAGcctcatctgaggagaattagaGCTACCTGTCTTTATCCCTTATATGCTTACAAATATTTGCaggcagggcttgacatttactcccaccaactagccaaatgcgggcAAATTTCAACCATGGATGACCTTAACCACTTAACCACAGCCACTATGTCCCATAGAATCAGCTTGACAACCTATGTTTCGCTCTGACCGTGCTTGTTTCTCAGCATCAGTGTTAATGATTTAGATACTTGTTAAAATAAGGCAGGTGTGTTCACACAAAGCCCATAATAAATGCTCATCTCTTTGTTAATTCGTGCATACTTATGCAGCAGCAACAGCTTTAACGCTGCGTAGCAATGACACACAAACGTGGCACTCACACTCACCACACCCCCAACCCCAAcgtgttttaaatgttactgaaacGTGTGGCATGCATATTCGCTGTAAATATATTAgatgtcttttttatttataattaacAGGTATCAAGACAATaggaaaaattaaactttaaatgagtTTCACCGAAACtgttagataaaaaaaaaatgtagatggCAGGGGTCTCAAACTCACGGCGGGAAGATATTTTGTGGCCCCCCACTTGACATCAAAGTGTTGTGTTAGTGCGGCCCACGCCTTttacgcacacacacactccagcctcagtcaCAAAAATTCACCAGTTTCTGCTGCCAATTAACAACACTACAgctttaaagcaacaaaaggctCAATTTATATTATATCCTTGAAATGAATAAGCATTAAGAGATAAGAACAAGAATTCAAAATAGATGCCTTAATCCTCAAATGCATTCAATGAACACACTGCATCTGAAAAAACACGCTCTTTTGATGTCTTCATAATAAAACAATCTTCTGGCTGTTATGGTTGATTATGGTTGGTTATGGCTGTTCCTCAACTCATTCTTTAAACGATGCAGACATAAGGATCTGCGATTACCGCTCACTGATGTGACAGGAAGAGTCAGAGATATggataggagtttaaataagtatacaggtttttgccttgtaaaaccaaacttcttcTCCTGAGAAACAGGAGATTAAAACAGCGGCGCTCAGGATGACAAATGTTTTCCCTGCGTAATTGTCTGTCAGCCACAAACCCAGACAGCGTATTTTACTTTGGTGAGCGACTCATGAttaaattttatgtcaacaagaagtgatATTGTGGTCTTGATCACTGATGTTTAAACAGGACATGgttttataaatcctgtgggGTATTTAACTCCAGGTCTTGTCAAAGGTCtggtaaaaattcctctcataatgataaaaacaatactTTATAACTGAACAGttaatcctaatctggacacaggctgtcctgagAGGTTGGCATGTTTGATCTTGACGCAGCGCAAAAATACGCACGGAGATGCCCCAGTTCATGACACGTGCAGGGATGTCTGGGGGATTCAGATATAGTAGACATGCAGAAGAATAATTGTAGGGCTCATACGTGtgtttaaagtcaagttttcactcagcaggtgagggtttgCAGCTCTGTAAACAACGCAGCAGTGTGATGAatctccatctttctctctctctctcccttcattctctctcgctctctctccggACTGGGTGGACTGATCCCCAGGTCAGGAATAGGGCTCAGATCAGGTTTTGTGAACAGGTTGCTGTGTTAAAGCTATGAACAGTCATGGCAAAtgattatttatatttataatgaacGATCCAGTCttataaattcatcatcagtgaattctaaaaatgataaaatctgtTAAACATGTCATATGTTACAAGGTCAGCATATTTTTGTCTGACCTGTAGATGACTTGGGAATAAATTCTCcttctaaagtagctaattaacccTTTAGTGTGTGGCCCTCAGGACGTCTtgttggagcaaatctggcccctaCCCTAAATGAGTTTGAGACCCCTGGAGAAGAGTCTGTAAATGAAAACTGAGTGTTGAACAGATGTTGACAACATTTACTTATGTGAACTTAATGCAGCAAATCTAAATCATATAGTATTTTAacataaagtttaaagtttttttttctttttttacatatttaaatacatttgacaataaatgatgacagaagtttAAAGGAGAATAAAGTCCAGAGATTTGACACAACATGCTGGAAATATATGAGAGTGACAAGATATTTATAAAACCTTCTTGAAGGTTTATTTAACAGCTAACAGTCAGTGTTGTATTTGTAGTTTCAACTTGATAACcataaagaaaacaagaatcatgtttttgttgtcagtTATAGTacttcaaataaagaaaattggTATAGGCAAAAAAGACTCATCAGCAGGTCAGACCAGGACAAATGTAGAAGATCACAGTAAATATGCTGCCTCTATCTGACAAATAATAGGAGCATTTAACCATAATACCACAAATGGGACTAAGTGTAATATAAACTTTGCATATAAAATTTGTTAAGactataaataatttaaaatgaaaggttaTCATGACTGTAGCCTTTTTTAACTTGTTAAGTGTAATAGATTGTGGTATGTTTGTGGATCATCTAATGGATTAGGAACCTCTCCATAGGTTGGCAGACCTAAAACCCCATCTTGCATAGGGCCTCCACAAAGCTAGAAATGGCCCAGCATGGTAGTGCTGATACGTCTACTAATTATATTAGCTCTGGGTTTCTGTTTGCTGGTTGTTTGCAGGCAGACATCCGACCCGGCTGAACATGCATATGACACATGTATACATGATAGCACACTGTCATCCTGTTATCCTGtagtgtgcatgcatgtgggTTCTTGATTTCTAAAACTGCAGTAAATTAATTtacttctttgtgtgtttttagtcATCAGCCGTACAGCAGTATCCAGATCTGAGGAGTTTCCATTAACAGTAATTCTGGTGATTGTGGGGGTTATTTGTGGAGTCGTGCTTTTAATTCTCCTGTTGCTGTTGTACCGCTACAGGCAGTCCAAAGGTGAGAACTTTTGTCTATATTAGATGAGTAATGTTAATTTTAAATGCACTGAcatgaaaagtgaaaagtgcAGTTCAAAACAGTCTAACAGTGAATGTCCTTTTCTGTCCACAGGTTCATGTCTTTGCAGGTTggttcatctttttttttcttgtttttaacacAACAGCAGTCTATCCCATGTTTCTCAGATTAATATATCTTATTTCTGAAATGCAGGCCAATCAAGTTTCAGAGGACCAGCCAAAGCTCAGTCACAAACCCCCAGGAGGAGACTCATGATGATGGATACTACTCTTCTATCAAAGGTCGGTATTTGATGTAATCATACACATTTATGTACAATCGCATCTTCCTTCTATAAATACCAGTTATACTGTTTATCATTACATAGTTGTGTAAATagtaaatgttgatgtttttctctctgtagaGGAGGTCTGTCATTATGAAACCATCAAAGGCCCTGAAAACTCAGCACATGGTAAATAGTTCTGTCTTTTCAAAGATAAGCATACCAAAAATGTTCCAAcatatttaaaggttaaatggatattttggtgtttttgaagtttggctgtatgaggtacttggcaatagtagcagagatttcagtgtgcattgAGACTTTAAGCAGGGTGAAAGTTGATAAAGTCGCTATCGAAGcccacagacccaaacagcaGGTCAGAAGATGACGATACGCTGAAGCCAAAGAACATGAAGTCAAAGCTTGCTCTGCATAgtagtgccaaaaaaaaaaaaaccttctgggtgaacaaaaaaagatttgaagTTTTTCATTACAGTGTACAATTAAGACAACACTGTTTTCTGGCCCATTTTACCTCAATCTGCTAAATTATGTGGAAAAGCTGTACCTGTTTGTGTTGCTGTATAACCAAGCTTCCC
This genomic stretch from Cheilinus undulatus linkage group 22, ASM1832078v1, whole genome shotgun sequence harbors:
- the LOC121504237 gene encoding uncharacterized protein LOC121504237 isoform X1 → MCQTLLCVLGLFLLITPLYGNTEDITPRVFLKSNWDQIFRGETITLRCEIEGSRETEWEYTWRTPHGDNRTEHAEHNISSTTGEYRCIGRRVHQQNSYTQWSEPFRLTVTDKPQAHLESEAFPAEGSVTLTCKVKPPSSGWSFLWYRGEKTSKIQITQDDRYSSNGQITVRQGGLYWCRGVRGNPPYYTLFSDSVVTNRAVVSLQTQWTEIYRGETITLRCEIEGSRDTEWRYEWRTPHGDKYTTHNEYSISSTTTSDDGEYRCIGRRVHQQNSFTQWSEPLRLTVTDKPLAQLESEAFPAEGSVTLTCKVKPPSSGWSFLWYRGEKTSEIQITQDDRYPSNGQITVKQGGLYWCRGVRGNPPYYTLFSDSVVTNRAVVSLQTQWTEIYRGETITLSCQIVDGDDREWEYKWETTSSVTILKHSEHFTISVTANNDGDYKCRGKPKTDPHSSTEWSAPVTVRVSEQPKAELRADVRDIPVGGDVTLTCSVSSSSGWRYYYYYRQDKSSGSVLLNADLFGQLLVSEEGLYQCRGQRGNPPYYTKDSEEIMINKYNAIEAVLTLHPNWSEVYRGETITLRCEIKDGANTEWEYEWETTSSYKPSKQKEYNITSVYGSHTGNYSCRGRRKSDRSSTKWSRPISLTVLSNSQRPILTVSPSWLSPGDSVTLSCDVKHPSAGWRFFWYNAIPKLAGDSYNYELLSDSRNGTEKHSYIVHGETHTSGYACRAGRGDPVKFTHYSEPKFVWSGGFHSAASLTVSPDRVQHFISDSVSLICVGNSSQWRVKMFDKDSSLQDCYWWDKMTGSTCTIDRYTERNHVFWCESGSGEFSNAVNITKQNYDIILVTPVHPVTEGDSVSLSCKVRYTEKVSKVFFYQNDKLIQNDTRRELNISAVSKSDEGFYKCQISGEESSQSWMSVKVISRTAVSRSEEFPLTVILVIVGVICGVVLLILLLLLYRYRQSKGSCLCRPIKFQRTSQSSVTNPQEETHDDGYYSSIKEEVCHYETIKGPENSAHGADQSQDVTYSLIELKNFGKQGKKPELHENTVFSDAKIAPAGGRCVYETIRVSEHGTGDDHIYESVEGSEVAQIGL
- the LOC121504237 gene encoding uncharacterized protein LOC121504237 isoform X2; this translates as MCQTLLCVLGLFLLITPLYGNTEDITPRVFLKSNWDQIFRGETITLRCEIEGSRETEWEYTWRTPHGDNRTEHAEHNISSTTGEYRCIGRRVHQQNSYTQWSEPFRLTVTDKPQAHLESEAFPAEGSVTLTCKVKPPSSGWSFLWYRGEKTSKIQITQDDRYSSNGQITVRQGGLYWCRGVRGNPPYYTLFSDSVVTNRAVVSLQTQWTEIYRGETITLSCQIVDGDDREWEYKWETTSSVTILKHSEHFTISVTANNDGDYKCRGKPKTDPHSSTEWSAPVTVRVSEQPKAELRADVRDIPVGGDVTLTCSVSSSSGWRYYYYYRQDKSSGSVLLNADLFGQLLVSEEGLYQCRGQRGNPPYYTKDSEEIMINKYNAIEAVLTLHPNWSEVYRGETITLRCEIKDGANTEWEYEWETTSSYKPSKQKEYNITSVYGSHTGNYSCRGRRKSDRSSTKWSRPISLTVLSNSQRPILTVSPSWLSPGDSVTLSCDVKHPSAGWRFFWYNAIPKLAGDSYNYELLSDSRNGTEKHSYIVHGETHTSGYACRAGRGDPVKFTHYSEPKFVWSGGFHSAASLTVSPDRVQHFISDSVSLICVGNSSQWRVKMFDKDSSLQDCYWWDKMTGSTCTIDRYTERNHVFWCESGSGEFSNAVNITKQNYDIILVTPVHPVTEGDSVSLSCKVRYTEKVSKVFFYQNDKLIQNDTRRELNISAVSKSDEGFYKCQISGEESSQSWMSVKVISRTAVSRSEEFPLTVILVIVGVICGVVLLILLLLLYRYRQSKGSCLCRPIKFQRTSQSSVTNPQEETHDDGYYSSIKEEVCHYETIKGPENSAHGADQSQDVTYSLIELKNFGKQGKKPELHENTVFSDAKIAPAGGRCVYETIRVSEHGTGDDHIYESVEGSEVAQIGL